A part of Myxococcales bacterium genomic DNA contains:
- a CDS encoding DUF4381 family protein, whose amino-acid sequence MDEQILSELKDVHLPLEPSLLPLAWGYYAVILIVLSLAIALFFLLRHSLKKSRLRKNYMAQLSAIELKFNETHNVSQLQTQLSWLIRNLARMKYPANSSLVAVENVELSLERLCKNKSKKDELLRLLNQDRFRAISHVNGDELLQIYKELSKTWRV is encoded by the coding sequence ATGGATGAGCAAATTTTAAGTGAGCTTAAAGATGTTCATTTGCCCCTTGAGCCTTCACTGTTGCCTTTGGCATGGGGATATTATGCGGTAATTTTAATTGTTCTATCTTTGGCCATTGCACTTTTTTTTCTGCTAAGACACTCACTTAAAAAGAGTCGCTTGAGAAAAAATTATATGGCTCAACTAAGCGCTATAGAGCTTAAATTTAATGAAACACATAATGTAAGCCAGCTTCAAACTCAACTTTCATGGTTAATACGCAATCTTGCACGCATGAAATATCCGGCAAACTCTTCTCTCGTAGCGGTTGAGAATGTGGAGTTGAGTCTTGAGCGTTTATGCAAAAATAAATCTAAGAAAGATGAGCTGTTAAGATTATTGAATCAAGATCGTTTTAGAGCCATCAGCCACGTGAATGGTGATGAATTACTTCAAATTTATAAAGAGCTGTCAAAAACATGGCGAGTATAG
- a CDS encoding DUF58 domain-containing protein, with protein sequence MPALFRQQSSSNVVSNGIFCTLAELFHEGQKSLNKTLHLKRKAKAQSGGLKRSSIRGRGMEFFESRPYVPQDEIRNIDWKVSARLNNLYTKIFVEEKNRPVYLAIDMRPHMFFGTKNCFKSVLSARIAARLAFAALNGADQIGGAIFDGHRVIDCPLSMRRNYVSRFLGQIAKSTEKSGEEVAPNFWHGVFQHLCNRVHRGSQLFLMSDFLDFDSSMRAWLIRILKKNDVIALKIIDPLELELPSIGQLGMSYGEHQLIFNSNDKNIQEHYKDWFKSHSAMQKEFFRKLEIPFLEFKTSDNLDEELNKLFLGKW encoded by the coding sequence ATGCCTGCTTTGTTTCGTCAGCAATCATCAAGCAATGTCGTTTCAAACGGCATTTTTTGTACTTTGGCCGAACTTTTTCATGAAGGGCAAAAGTCTCTCAATAAAACTTTGCATCTAAAGCGCAAAGCGAAAGCTCAGAGCGGCGGGCTTAAACGTTCAAGCATTAGAGGGCGAGGGATGGAATTTTTTGAGTCACGCCCTTATGTCCCTCAAGATGAAATCAGGAATATCGATTGGAAAGTAAGTGCCAGGCTCAACAATCTTTACACCAAGATTTTTGTTGAAGAAAAAAATAGACCAGTCTATTTGGCAATAGATATGCGTCCTCATATGTTTTTTGGTACCAAAAATTGTTTTAAGTCGGTTTTATCTGCTCGCATTGCTGCACGACTCGCTTTTGCAGCATTAAATGGTGCTGATCAAATTGGGGGAGCTATTTTCGATGGTCATCGTGTGATCGATTGTCCCCTAAGTATGCGTCGTAATTATGTGAGCCGTTTTTTAGGGCAAATAGCTAAGAGTACGGAAAAAAGCGGCGAAGAAGTTGCACCGAATTTTTGGCATGGGGTGTTTCAACACCTTTGCAATAGAGTTCATCGGGGATCACAATTATTTTTGATGAGCGATTTTTTAGATTTTGATTCAAGCATGCGAGCATGGCTGATTAGAATTTTAAAAAAAAATGACGTGATTGCGCTTAAGATTATTGACCCTTTGGAACTTGAACTTCCTTCAATTGGTCAGCTTGGTATGAGTTATGGAGAACATCAACTTATATTCAACAGCAATGACAAAAATATTCAGGAGCACTATAAAGATTGGTTCAAATCTCATAGCGCAATGCAAAAAGAATTTTTTCGAAAACTTGAGATACCTTTTCTTGAGTTTAAAACCAGCGATAATCTTGATGAAGAGTTAAATAAATTATTTTTGGGTAAGTGGTGA